A genomic window from Candidatus Thermoplasmatota archaeon includes:
- a CDS encoding tRNA (N(6)-L-threonylcarbamoyladenosine(37)-C(2))-methylthiotransferase gives MRIYIEPHGCSLSYGEAELMQQLAEEIGFEQVANESEADVLVLHTCAVIESTERKMYTRIEKLKGLGKPFVVSGCLASIAGNKITELAPESVILPAQELEKFKNILETFTSANLMQAPKQRRKEISAVIPIATGCLGSCSFCITRIARGELRSKAVEYVLRQAHLALERGARELRLAAQDTACYGMDIGSSLPELVSKIAALEYEFRLRIGMMNVNTAIPILQKLISCYDSEKVYKFLHLPLQSGSQRILYKMARNYSIEDFMKIVAEFRRNFPNLTLSTDLIVGFPGETEEDHRTTVSLIKALKPDIVNIKAFSPRANTKAFNLKPRVNSKVVKARTKELSELRLRISKENFEKYVGSEQRILVTERGKHNTFVGRTSCYKPVVLKESVALGKFVHTKITKAESTYLLGELANFTTQAKI, from the coding sequence ATGCGCATTTACATAGAGCCACACGGCTGCAGTCTTAGCTACGGGGAAGCAGAGTTAATGCAGCAGTTAGCAGAGGAAATAGGTTTTGAGCAGGTAGCAAATGAAAGCGAGGCAGATGTTCTGGTTTTGCATACCTGTGCAGTTATAGAGAGCACAGAACGCAAAATGTATACGAGAATAGAGAAGCTAAAAGGATTGGGAAAGCCTTTCGTTGTTTCAGGCTGCTTGGCAAGTATTGCAGGTAATAAAATTACAGAGCTAGCTCCTGAAAGTGTAATTCTGCCTGCACAGGAGCTAGAAAAATTCAAAAATATTTTAGAAACTTTTACAAGCGCAAATTTAATGCAAGCGCCCAAACAGCGAAGAAAAGAAATTTCTGCTGTAATACCTATTGCTACAGGCTGTTTAGGCTCCTGCAGCTTCTGTATTACTAGAATTGCAAGGGGCGAGTTGAGAAGTAAGGCAGTAGAATATGTTTTAAGGCAGGCACATCTAGCTTTAGAGCGAGGCGCCAGAGAACTTAGACTTGCAGCCCAAGATACTGCGTGCTACGGTATGGATATTGGCAGTAGTTTGCCGGAACTTGTTAGTAAAATTGCAGCTCTTGAGTATGAGTTTAGACTTAGAATAGGAATGATGAATGTAAACACAGCTATTCCTATACTTCAGAAATTAATTTCATGCTATGACAGCGAAAAAGTTTATAAATTCTTGCATTTACCTCTGCAGTCAGGCAGCCAGAGAATACTCTATAAAATGGCTCGTAACTATTCTATCGAGGATTTTATGAAAATAGTAGCTGAGTTTAGAAGAAACTTTCCTAATCTTACACTTTCTACAGACCTAATTGTAGGTTTTCCTGGCGAAACAGAAGAAGACCATCGAACGACAGTGAGCTTGATCAAAGCGCTAAAGCCGGATATTGTGAATATAAAAGCATTCTCTCCAAGAGCAAATACTAAAGCATTCAATTTAAAGCCGAGAGTGAATTCTAAAGTAGTGAAGGCGCGCACAAAAGAGCTATCAGAGCTGAGGCTAAGGATAAGCAAAGAAAATTTTGAAAAGTATGTGGGCAGCGAGCAGAGAATATTAGTTACGGAGCGCGGCAAGCACAATACCTTCGTAGGAAGGACTTCTTGCTATAAGCCCGTAGTACTAAAAGAAAGTGTAGCGCTCGGCAAGTTTGTACACACGAAAATAACAAAAGCCGAAAGTACATATCTTTTAGGAGAGTTAGCAAATTTCACTACCCAAGCTAAAATTTAG
- a CDS encoding preprotein translocase subunit Sec61beta, with protein MPERKGKKREGFHSAAGLVRYFDAEEEVALKVDPRLVIGLCIGIAVTVELVKRMWPL; from the coding sequence ATGCCTGAAAGAAAAGGTAAAAAGAGAGAAGGTTTCCATTCTGCAGCAGGGTTGGTTAGATATTTTGATGCCGAAGAAGAAGTAGCGCTAAAAGTAGATCCAAGATTAGTTATAGGGCTGTGCATAGGCATTGCAGTAACTGTGGAACTTGTTAAGAGGATGTGGCCTCTATAA
- the thpR gene encoding RNA 2',3'-cyclic phosphodiesterase, with amino-acid sequence MFRGFISVDIGALPELVRFGKELEGIEGLRLVAPEKAHLTLKFLGNVDESKLEKIEEIMEKSVEGVKKFKLRLKGAGAFPNLNRPRVIWIGLESPESLPKIANYLNENLQALGFEKEARAFSPHATIARVKILRDREKLQALIRKNRDKEFGELEISSIKLKKSVLTPKGPEYFTLKEIYFLASNFSKSEGKCMR; translated from the coding sequence GTGTTTAGAGGATTTATATCTGTAGATATAGGCGCGCTACCTGAGCTGGTGAGATTTGGAAAAGAGCTTGAAGGTATTGAGGGTTTAAGACTTGTAGCGCCTGAAAAAGCGCATCTAACACTCAAATTCTTGGGTAATGTAGATGAGAGCAAGCTAGAAAAGATCGAAGAAATAATGGAGAAAAGCGTTGAAGGAGTAAAGAAATTCAAGCTCAGACTTAAAGGTGCAGGAGCATTTCCAAATTTAAACAGACCCCGTGTCATTTGGATAGGGCTGGAAAGCCCGGAAAGCTTACCTAAGATCGCAAATTATTTAAATGAGAATTTACAAGCTTTAGGCTTTGAAAAAGAGGCTAGAGCTTTCTCACCACATGCAACGATCGCAAGGGTGAAAATATTAAGAGACAGAGAAAAACTTCAAGCTCTAATTAGGAAAAACAGGGATAAAGAGTTTGGCGAGCTAGAAATAAGCTCTATAAAATTAAAGAAGAGCGTTCTCACTCCTAAAGGGCCTGAATATTTCACTCTAAAGGAAATCTACTTTCTAGCAAGCAATTTTTCGAAAAGCGAAGGTAAATGTATGAGGTAA